The proteins below are encoded in one region of Cololabis saira isolate AMF1-May2022 chromosome 11, fColSai1.1, whole genome shotgun sequence:
- the erbin gene encoding erbin isoform X2, producing the protein MSKRSLFVRLVPCRCLRGEEEAVTSLDYSHCSLETVPKEIFSFEKTLLELYLDANQIEELPKQLFNCQLLNQLSMPDNDLTVLPAAIANLINLRELDVSKNSIQEFPENIKNCRVLAIVEASVNPISKLPEGFTQLQSLTQLYLNDAFLEFLPASFGRLTKLLILELRENQLKMLPKSMQKLTQLERLDLGSNEFTEVPEVLEHLIGLKELWMDGNKLTFLPGTLGTLKNLLYLDMSKNNLEMVDEQICGCESLQDLLLSNNALTQLPGSIGSLKRLTALKVDENQLMYLPGSIGGLTSIDELDCSFNEIEALPSSIGQCVNIRTFAADHNFLTQLPSEMGSWKNATVLFLHSNKLESLPEEMGDMQKLKVINLSNNKLKSLPYSFTKLNEMTAMWLSENQSKPLIPLQKEEDPETHKTVLTNYMFPQQTRTEDYIPNSDSESFNPALWEEQRKQRAQVAFECDEDKDERETPPREGNLKRYPTPYPDELKNMVKTAQSVAHRLKEDESSDESGKESKPVERNHIGVLDVGLKVIEAPCPNGVASDIDPPVSSNTSAQNPSATESRDTSESVSAQRVPLRSSEASMMNHEDTLEYSEELTDEEDDMKIAEMRPPLIEISINQPKVVTLSKDKKDDGKDADSLLDDTVANSNQNNSNCSSPSRMSDSVSMTTDSSQDNSLCTPEREAKTPFLPKSRHEDENMNQPKESIPLLHNGNGSETLQALLKNQQTPPDYDLSMEARLAFIEKGINNGVGDPYIKWDQINMNMTKLPTYNGAQLDELDKAKKGPVAREDLNGTQSYGNDNVDHFQNGNQQGGDCVNYLGNRSQGTRAETSTVHVVSTGVTASSDMSLSHSTEELSPEKRCHPQQVMKSHSISNIEAGGMKLYSFNGDEDPYDQARMVGACPGPGGQGQIITRSKSASQLLNDQTLMVHTSSSTSSSDLLACSRPPTSTSRYPISSSMSMGHPPPQYNIQYTSSAIPKEGLWAQRATVPPEHQGYLPPPPHSLANTNFSNRNQAPPYPLQPQQRGPPVGPKDRSYSTSSQPRSSTLQRQSSSASTASIGDPRRMQLPEGEYMTYRDIHTLARGPLAMSQAMQRPLSARTYSIDAPGASRPTSARPQPHELPERTMSVSDFNYQHSSPSKRPNVRVKSEHSLLDGPGQLSGGRVPADWRDQVMRHIEAKKMEKNALSRSYNPNNAPLSWSHYGSCRDMHASQGSLVFSGHDGPSYGARGFCDDVFVPQPPQSFTMDPHRKLSQSPMARHPSREQLIDYLMLKVSQPPQGPPRVQQDTLQQEIRVKVEKNPELGFSISGGVGGRGNPFRPDDYGIFVTRVQPEGPASKILQPGDKIIQANGYSFVNIDHGNAVALLKTFPTTVDLIIVREVQA; encoded by the exons ATGTCCAAGCGGAGCTTGTTTGTTCGCCTGGTACCGTGCCGCTGCCTGCGGGGCGAGGAGGAGGCGGTAACATCGCTAGACTACTCCCACTGCAGCCTGGAGACTGTTCCCAAGGAGATCTTTAGCTTTGAGAAGACCCTGCTGGAGCTCTACCTTGATGCCAACCAGATCGAGGAACTGCCCAAA CAACTGTTTAACTGCCAGTTACTCAACCAACTGAGCATGCCAGATAACGACCTTACAGTACTGCCAGCAGCGATTGCAAACCTCATCAATCTCAGGGAGCTTGATGTCAGCAAAAACA GCATCCAGGAGTTTCCAGAAAACATCAAGAATTGTAGAGTCCTTGCTATTGTCGAAGCCAGCGTGAATCCCATATCCAA ACTCCCAGAAGGCTTCACACAGCTTCAGAGCCTGACACAGCTCTACCTGAACGATGCCTTCCTGGAGTTCTTACCAGCTAGCTTTGGCAG GTTGACGAAGCTGCTTATCCTGGAGCTGAGGGAGAACCAGCTAAAGATGCTTCCAAA GAGCATGCAGAAGCTCACACAGCTGGAGAGGCTGGACCTGGGGAGTAATGAGTTCACTGAAGTG ccTGAGGTGTTGGAGCACCTGATTGGACTCAAGGAGCTGTGGATGGATGGGAATAAGCTGACATTTTTACCTGGG ACCTTGGGGACATTAAAAAACCTACTATATCTGGACATGTCCAAGAACAACTTGGAAATGGTGGATGAACAAATCTGCGGCTGTGAGAGTCTGCAGGACCTGCTGCTCTCCAACAATGCCCTCACACAGCTGCCTGGGTCAATCG GCTCCTTGAAGAGACTGACGGCACTAAAAGTGGATGAGAACCAGCTGATGTACTTGCCGGGCTCTATCGGAGG ACTGACATCCATAGATGAGCTGGACTGCAGTTTCAATGAAATCGAAGCTCTGCCCTCTTCCATCGGCCAGTGTGTTAACATTCGCACCTTTGCTGCAGATCACAACTTCCTGACCCAGCTTCCTTCTGAG ATGGGCAGCTGGAAGAACGCAACCGTGCTGTTTCTACACTCCAACAAGCTGGAGTCTCTGCCCGAGGAGATGGGCGACATGCAGAAGCTCAAAGTTATCAATCTGAGCAACAACAA ATTGAAGAGCCTTCCCTACAGTTTCACCAAACTGAATGAGATGACTGCAATGTGGCTGTCGGAAAACCAG TCAAAGCCCCTGATTCCCCTCCAGAAAGAGGAAGACCCAGAAACTCACAAAACAGTGCTGACCAACTACATGTTCCCCCAGCAAACCAGGACCGAGGACT ACATTCCCAACTCGGACTCTGAGAGCTTCAATCCGGCTCTATGGGAGGAGCAACGCAAGCAGCGAGCACAGGTGGCCTTTGAGTGTGACGAGGACAAGGATGAGAGGGAAACGCCTCCAAGG GAGGGAAACCTGAAGCgttaccctacaccgtacccggACGAGCTGAAGAACATGGTGAAGACTGCCCAGTCAGTGGCTCACAGGCTGAAGGAGGATGAGTCAAGCGACGAGTCGGGGAAAGAGTCGAAACCAGTTGAGAGGAACCACATCGGAGTGCTGGACGTGGGCCTTAAG GTGATCGAGGCGCCATGTCCAAACGGTGTGGCATCAGATATTGATCCTCCGGTATCTTCCAACACGTCTGCCCAGAATCCTTCTGCAACCGAATCAAGAGACACTTCCGAGTCCGTCAGCGCCCAGAGAGTTCCTCTCAGATCTTCAGAGGCCTCCATGATGAACCACGAGGACACGCTGGAG TACTCTGAGGAGCTCACGGATGAAGAAGACGACATGAAAATTGCAGAGATGAGACCACCTCTCATTGAGATTTCCATCAACCAGCCAAAAGTGGTGACTTTAAGTAAGGATAAAAAAG ATGATGGGAAAGATGCCGACTCTTTGCTGGATGACACGGTGGCCAACAGCAACCAGAACAACAGTAACTGCTCGTCGCCGTCGCGCATGTCCGACTCTGTGTCCATGACCACAGACAGCAGTCAGGACAACTCTCTGTGTACACCCGAGAGGGAGGCCAAGACACCTTTCCTGCCAAAGAGTCG GCACGAGGATGAGAATATGAACCAGCCGAAAGAGTCCATCCCTCTCCTCCATAATGGCAACGGCTCTGAGACCCTTCAGGCCCTTTTGAAGAACCAGCAGACCCCGCCGGACTACGACCTGTCCATGGAAGCCAGGCTGGCCTTCATTGAAAAGGGAATTAACAACGGCGTCGGAGATCCCTACATCAAGTGGGACCAGATCAACATGAACATGACAAAGCTGCCGACCTACAACGGAGCTCAGCTGGATGAGCTGGACAAAGCGAAAAAGGGCCCAGTCGCTCGGGAGGATTTGAATGGCACGCAGAGCTACGGCAACGATAATGTGGATCATTTTCAGAACGGTAATCAACAAGGAGGTGACTGCGTCAACTATCTGGGCAACAGGAGCCAGGGCACCAGAGCGGAGACATCTACTGTCCATGTGGTGTCGACAGGAGTGACTGCCAGCAGTGACATGTCTCTGTCTCACAGCACGGAGGAGCTGTCCCCAGAGAAAAGGTGCCATCCGCAACAGGTGATGAAGTCTCACAGCATTAGCAACATAGAAGCGGGAGGCATGAAGCTGTACTCCTTCAATGGAGATGAAGACCCGTACGACCAAGCTCGGATGGTGGGGGCCTGTCCGGGACCTGGAGGTCAGGGCCAGATCATAACCAGGAGCAAGTCAGCCAGTCAGCTACTCAATGATCAGACTCTCATGGTCCACACCAGCTCCTCCACGTCCTCCTCAGACCTGCTGGCATGTTCTAGGCCTCCTACCAGCACCAGCAGATATCCCATCTCCTCCAGCATGAGCATGGGACATCCTCCGCCCCAGTACAATATACAGTACACAAGCAGTGCCATTCCTAAAGAGGGCCTCTGGGCTCAGAGGGCAACCGTGCCACCAGAGCACCAAGGctacctccctcctcctccgcaCTCGTTAGCCAACACCAACTTCTCCAATCGAAACCAGGCACCTCCTTACCCTCTGCAACCACAGCAGCGGGGTCCTCCCGTGGGCCCCAAAGACAGATCTTATTCTACCAGCAGCCAGCCGAGAAGCAGCACTCTGCAAAGACAAAGCAGCAGCGCCTCCACGGCCTCCATCGGGGACCCGAGGCGCATGCAGCTCCCCGAGGGGGAGTAcatgacatacagagacatacACACGCTCGCCAGGGGGCCGCTGGCGATGAGCCAGGCCATGCAGAGGCCCCTCTCGGCTCGCACTTACAGCATTGATGCACCCGGAGCTTCCAGGCCTACGAGCGCCAGGCCGCAGCCCCACGAGCTTCCAGAAAGGACCATGTCTGTCAGCGATTTCAACTACCAGCACAGCAGCCCCAGCAAGCGGCCCAACGTCAGGGTGAAGTCGGAGCACTCGCTCCTGGATGGACCAGGACAGCTGTCGGGAGGAAGGGTGCCGGCGGACTGGAGAGACCAAGTGATGCGACACATTGAGGCCAAGAAAATGGAGAAG AATGCTTTGTCTCGCTCCTATAATCCCAATAACGCTCCGCTGAGCTGGTCTCACTATGGCAGCTGTAGGGATATGCATGCCAGCCAAGGCTCCCTGGTCTTTAGCGGCCATGACGGACCGTCCTACGGAGCCCGCGGCTTCTGT GATGATGTTTTTGTTCCCCAACCGCCACAAAGCTTCACCATGGACCCCCACAGGAAA CTGAGCCAGTCGCCCATGGCCCGGCATCCCTCCAGAGAGCAGCTCATCGATTACCTGATGCTCAAAGTCTCCCAGCCGCCTCAAGGTCCTCCTCGCGTTCAACAGGACACTCTGCAGCAAGAG
- the erbin gene encoding erbin isoform X4 — protein MSKRSLFVRLVPCRCLRGEEEAVTSLDYSHCSLETVPKEIFSFEKTLLELYLDANQIEELPKQLFNCQLLNQLSMPDNDLTVLPAAIANLINLRELDVSKNSIQEFPENIKNCRVLAIVEASVNPISKLPEGFTQLQSLTQLYLNDAFLEFLPASFGRLTKLLILELRENQLKMLPKSMQKLTQLERLDLGSNEFTEVPEVLEHLIGLKELWMDGNKLTFLPGTLGTLKNLLYLDMSKNNLEMVDEQICGCESLQDLLLSNNALTQLPGSIGSLKRLTALKVDENQLMYLPGSIGGLTSIDELDCSFNEIEALPSSIGQCVNIRTFAADHNFLTQLPSEMGSWKNATVLFLHSNKLESLPEEMGDMQKLKVINLSNNKLKSLPYSFTKLNEMTAMWLSENQSKPLIPLQKEEDPETHKTVLTNYMFPQQTRTEDYIPNSDSESFNPALWEEQRKQRAQVAFECDEDKDERETPPREGNLKRYPTPYPDELKNMVKTAQSVAHRLKEDESSDESGKESKPVERNHIGVLDVGLKVIEAPCPNGVASDIDPPVSSNTSAQNPSATESRDTSESVSAQRVPLRSSEASMMNHEDTLEYSEELTDEEDDMKIAEMRPPLIEISINQPKVVTLNDGKDADSLLDDTVANSNQNNSNCSSPSRMSDSVSMTTDSSQDNSLCTPEREAKTPFLPKSRHEDENMNQPKESIPLLHNGNGSETLQALLKNQQTPPDYDLSMEARLAFIEKGINNGVGDPYIKWDQINMNMTKLPTYNGAQLDELDKAKKGPVAREDLNGTQSYGNDNVDHFQNGNQQGGDCVNYLGNRSQGTRAETSTVHVVSTGVTASSDMSLSHSTEELSPEKRCHPQQVMKSHSISNIEAGGMKLYSFNGDEDPYDQARMVGACPGPGGQGQIITRSKSASQLLNDQTLMVHTSSSTSSSDLLACSRPPTSTSRYPISSSMSMGHPPPQYNIQYTSSAIPKEGLWAQRATVPPEHQGYLPPPPHSLANTNFSNRNQAPPYPLQPQQRGPPVGPKDRSYSTSSQPRSSTLQRQSSSASTASIGDPRRMQLPEGEYMTYRDIHTLARGPLAMSQAMQRPLSARTYSIDAPGASRPTSARPQPHELPERTMSVSDFNYQHSSPSKRPNVRVKSEHSLLDGPGQLSGGRVPADWRDQVMRHIEAKKMEKNALSRSYNPNNAPLSWSHYGSCRDMHASQGSLVFSGHDGPSYGARGFCDDVFVPQPPQSFTMDPHRKLSQSPMARHPSREQLIDYLMLKVSQPPQGPPRVQQDTLQQEIRVKVEKNPELGFSISGGVGGRGNPFRPDDYGIFVTRVQPEGPASKILQPGDKIIQANGYSFVNIDHGNAVALLKTFPTTVDLIIVREVQA, from the exons ATGTCCAAGCGGAGCTTGTTTGTTCGCCTGGTACCGTGCCGCTGCCTGCGGGGCGAGGAGGAGGCGGTAACATCGCTAGACTACTCCCACTGCAGCCTGGAGACTGTTCCCAAGGAGATCTTTAGCTTTGAGAAGACCCTGCTGGAGCTCTACCTTGATGCCAACCAGATCGAGGAACTGCCCAAA CAACTGTTTAACTGCCAGTTACTCAACCAACTGAGCATGCCAGATAACGACCTTACAGTACTGCCAGCAGCGATTGCAAACCTCATCAATCTCAGGGAGCTTGATGTCAGCAAAAACA GCATCCAGGAGTTTCCAGAAAACATCAAGAATTGTAGAGTCCTTGCTATTGTCGAAGCCAGCGTGAATCCCATATCCAA ACTCCCAGAAGGCTTCACACAGCTTCAGAGCCTGACACAGCTCTACCTGAACGATGCCTTCCTGGAGTTCTTACCAGCTAGCTTTGGCAG GTTGACGAAGCTGCTTATCCTGGAGCTGAGGGAGAACCAGCTAAAGATGCTTCCAAA GAGCATGCAGAAGCTCACACAGCTGGAGAGGCTGGACCTGGGGAGTAATGAGTTCACTGAAGTG ccTGAGGTGTTGGAGCACCTGATTGGACTCAAGGAGCTGTGGATGGATGGGAATAAGCTGACATTTTTACCTGGG ACCTTGGGGACATTAAAAAACCTACTATATCTGGACATGTCCAAGAACAACTTGGAAATGGTGGATGAACAAATCTGCGGCTGTGAGAGTCTGCAGGACCTGCTGCTCTCCAACAATGCCCTCACACAGCTGCCTGGGTCAATCG GCTCCTTGAAGAGACTGACGGCACTAAAAGTGGATGAGAACCAGCTGATGTACTTGCCGGGCTCTATCGGAGG ACTGACATCCATAGATGAGCTGGACTGCAGTTTCAATGAAATCGAAGCTCTGCCCTCTTCCATCGGCCAGTGTGTTAACATTCGCACCTTTGCTGCAGATCACAACTTCCTGACCCAGCTTCCTTCTGAG ATGGGCAGCTGGAAGAACGCAACCGTGCTGTTTCTACACTCCAACAAGCTGGAGTCTCTGCCCGAGGAGATGGGCGACATGCAGAAGCTCAAAGTTATCAATCTGAGCAACAACAA ATTGAAGAGCCTTCCCTACAGTTTCACCAAACTGAATGAGATGACTGCAATGTGGCTGTCGGAAAACCAG TCAAAGCCCCTGATTCCCCTCCAGAAAGAGGAAGACCCAGAAACTCACAAAACAGTGCTGACCAACTACATGTTCCCCCAGCAAACCAGGACCGAGGACT ACATTCCCAACTCGGACTCTGAGAGCTTCAATCCGGCTCTATGGGAGGAGCAACGCAAGCAGCGAGCACAGGTGGCCTTTGAGTGTGACGAGGACAAGGATGAGAGGGAAACGCCTCCAAGG GAGGGAAACCTGAAGCgttaccctacaccgtacccggACGAGCTGAAGAACATGGTGAAGACTGCCCAGTCAGTGGCTCACAGGCTGAAGGAGGATGAGTCAAGCGACGAGTCGGGGAAAGAGTCGAAACCAGTTGAGAGGAACCACATCGGAGTGCTGGACGTGGGCCTTAAG GTGATCGAGGCGCCATGTCCAAACGGTGTGGCATCAGATATTGATCCTCCGGTATCTTCCAACACGTCTGCCCAGAATCCTTCTGCAACCGAATCAAGAGACACTTCCGAGTCCGTCAGCGCCCAGAGAGTTCCTCTCAGATCTTCAGAGGCCTCCATGATGAACCACGAGGACACGCTGGAG TACTCTGAGGAGCTCACGGATGAAGAAGACGACATGAAAATTGCAGAGATGAGACCACCTCTCATTGAGATTTCCATCAACCAGCCAAAAGTGGTGACTTTAA ATGATGGGAAAGATGCCGACTCTTTGCTGGATGACACGGTGGCCAACAGCAACCAGAACAACAGTAACTGCTCGTCGCCGTCGCGCATGTCCGACTCTGTGTCCATGACCACAGACAGCAGTCAGGACAACTCTCTGTGTACACCCGAGAGGGAGGCCAAGACACCTTTCCTGCCAAAGAGTCG GCACGAGGATGAGAATATGAACCAGCCGAAAGAGTCCATCCCTCTCCTCCATAATGGCAACGGCTCTGAGACCCTTCAGGCCCTTTTGAAGAACCAGCAGACCCCGCCGGACTACGACCTGTCCATGGAAGCCAGGCTGGCCTTCATTGAAAAGGGAATTAACAACGGCGTCGGAGATCCCTACATCAAGTGGGACCAGATCAACATGAACATGACAAAGCTGCCGACCTACAACGGAGCTCAGCTGGATGAGCTGGACAAAGCGAAAAAGGGCCCAGTCGCTCGGGAGGATTTGAATGGCACGCAGAGCTACGGCAACGATAATGTGGATCATTTTCAGAACGGTAATCAACAAGGAGGTGACTGCGTCAACTATCTGGGCAACAGGAGCCAGGGCACCAGAGCGGAGACATCTACTGTCCATGTGGTGTCGACAGGAGTGACTGCCAGCAGTGACATGTCTCTGTCTCACAGCACGGAGGAGCTGTCCCCAGAGAAAAGGTGCCATCCGCAACAGGTGATGAAGTCTCACAGCATTAGCAACATAGAAGCGGGAGGCATGAAGCTGTACTCCTTCAATGGAGATGAAGACCCGTACGACCAAGCTCGGATGGTGGGGGCCTGTCCGGGACCTGGAGGTCAGGGCCAGATCATAACCAGGAGCAAGTCAGCCAGTCAGCTACTCAATGATCAGACTCTCATGGTCCACACCAGCTCCTCCACGTCCTCCTCAGACCTGCTGGCATGTTCTAGGCCTCCTACCAGCACCAGCAGATATCCCATCTCCTCCAGCATGAGCATGGGACATCCTCCGCCCCAGTACAATATACAGTACACAAGCAGTGCCATTCCTAAAGAGGGCCTCTGGGCTCAGAGGGCAACCGTGCCACCAGAGCACCAAGGctacctccctcctcctccgcaCTCGTTAGCCAACACCAACTTCTCCAATCGAAACCAGGCACCTCCTTACCCTCTGCAACCACAGCAGCGGGGTCCTCCCGTGGGCCCCAAAGACAGATCTTATTCTACCAGCAGCCAGCCGAGAAGCAGCACTCTGCAAAGACAAAGCAGCAGCGCCTCCACGGCCTCCATCGGGGACCCGAGGCGCATGCAGCTCCCCGAGGGGGAGTAcatgacatacagagacatacACACGCTCGCCAGGGGGCCGCTGGCGATGAGCCAGGCCATGCAGAGGCCCCTCTCGGCTCGCACTTACAGCATTGATGCACCCGGAGCTTCCAGGCCTACGAGCGCCAGGCCGCAGCCCCACGAGCTTCCAGAAAGGACCATGTCTGTCAGCGATTTCAACTACCAGCACAGCAGCCCCAGCAAGCGGCCCAACGTCAGGGTGAAGTCGGAGCACTCGCTCCTGGATGGACCAGGACAGCTGTCGGGAGGAAGGGTGCCGGCGGACTGGAGAGACCAAGTGATGCGACACATTGAGGCCAAGAAAATGGAGAAG AATGCTTTGTCTCGCTCCTATAATCCCAATAACGCTCCGCTGAGCTGGTCTCACTATGGCAGCTGTAGGGATATGCATGCCAGCCAAGGCTCCCTGGTCTTTAGCGGCCATGACGGACCGTCCTACGGAGCCCGCGGCTTCTGT GATGATGTTTTTGTTCCCCAACCGCCACAAAGCTTCACCATGGACCCCCACAGGAAA CTGAGCCAGTCGCCCATGGCCCGGCATCCCTCCAGAGAGCAGCTCATCGATTACCTGATGCTCAAAGTCTCCCAGCCGCCTCAAGGTCCTCCTCGCGTTCAACAGGACACTCTGCAGCAAGAG